Proteins found in one Triticum urartu cultivar G1812 chromosome 4, Tu2.1, whole genome shotgun sequence genomic segment:
- the LOC125550175 gene encoding putative disease resistance protein RGA1 codes for MMEFAALVVSLVGWFVTPVITKSINAAYEYAKETKESFKEVSSNLENLARQLKVIKKTVHEAQLHFINKGEGEEILWGLKGAIDEADEILDLFEYESLKRKPKGISSKFALHFTCLLKSVLQKLDSAGDSAQGFLQDKGNVIQDSAIFREARETGQSTRDDFFFGYHQQHGDLMDLLQVEQNKVIAIIGHGGMGKTHLARQLYHANQSKFDVRIWAHVGNKSGQLDLLTQLCKSANSNGSLSLTVPHDPNVAVLESMLEGLLQPQGRPQRSCLVMLDDVWQHEDHGSGITRSLRDEAWRSVLAMFEGLKNCKVVMTTRDKVCSTTVNANPTVFLDGISEEIMSQLLEKYIAKFPQERKVVLPQYLAERIAGKVKGSPRGAISIVDKLKTANSETQKANMKHSILGQLENSHHIQRLYEDHLFTFRHLPPLLQSCLAFCSIFPFDWKFHPEKLTKMWLAHGIIDDTEVQVAEGYFDHLVDRSLFKQVRDGRYVIHVHIHSMLRRVSRTECMIIDNGSSSTDIIVPATVRHLSVTTSCLAKLKPERAKKSGHEFTAVRTLVVFTDKEAPSSPWSDICEANRTLRKFKRVKVLDLTDTHITRLPDSVGELKHLRYLGFPNTVEQPRADGNKITKLLLLETVYVSKPRSPAADMDMEMDTEGIAKIGGIGKLEKLQGSLEFHVHNKNHKNGHTMLELGKMNSISRTLSIKGVQAVQTKKEAQEARLAIKASLQVLKLDWENDADDPCKGKGNGCLLVLGGLQPHANLRELHITRYPGKKLPAWLWQMTNLTSLYLTSCTCYTELKSDVDRLKQDFPHLSIVIDGNQESTAAGEPPVQQPRVPPSSINSGQQGSAPWPPPIQQPRVPSSSVNSGQQGSAPWPSPVHQAKVPPSSVNSGQQGFAPRPPPVQQPRVPPSSVNSGQQGFAPRPPPVQQPRVPPSSVNSGQQGFAPRPPPVQQPRVPPSSVNSGQQGFAPRPPPVQQPRIPPSSVNSGQQGFAPRPPPVQQPRVPPSSVNSGQQGYAPRPPLVQQPRVPPSFVNSGQMGSAPQPPPVQQPRVAPSSVNSGQQGFASRPPPVQQPRVPPSSVNSGQQGYAPRPPPVQQPRVLPSSLNNGQMGSAPQPPPVQQPRVPPSSVNSGQQAFAPRPPLVQQPRSGQQGSTSWPPPVQQRRVPPSSVNSGQRGSTTRPATNSTAQTTDNRPVHAKCQAAREASMTRTSTVNRPPVGIDDVYIALMYMVMLLLVFHYVGIRVVILLLLLICQFRS; via the coding sequence ATGATGGAATTTGCTGCTCTTGTCGTCTCCCTGGTAGGGTGGTTCGTCACGCCCGTCATCACCAAGTCTATCAACGCAGCATATGAATACGCAAAGGAGACGAAAGAATCGTTCAAGGAGGTCAGTAGTAATCTGGAAAACCTGGCCCGGCAACTTAAGGTCATCAAGAAGACTGTTCATGAAGCCCAGCTACATTTCATCAACAAGGGAGAAGGGGAGGAGATTCTGTGGGGGCTCAAGGGTGCCATTGATGAAGCGGATGAGATTCTGGACTTGTTCGAGTACGAGAGTCTTAAGAGGAAGCCCAAGGGCATTTCTTCCAAGTTTGCACTACACTTTACTTGTCTGCTCAAGTCTGTGCTCCAGAAGTTGGACTCAGCTGGCGATAGCGCGCAGGGCTTCCTACAGGATAAAGGCAACGTTATTCAAGATTCTGCCATCTTCCGTGAAGCTAGAGAAACGGGCCAGTCAACTCGGGATGATTTCTTCTTCGGGTACCACCAGCAACATGGCGATCTCATGGATCTGCTTCAAGTCGAGCAGAATAAGGTTATAGCCATCATAGGCCATGGAGGGATGGGGAAGACTCACCTTGCTCGCCAGCTCTACCATGCTAATCAGTCCAAGTTTGATGTGCGCATATGGGCACACGTCGGCAACAAATCAGGTCAACTTGATCTTTTGACACAGTTATGCAAGTCGGCCAACAGTAATGGCTCCTTAAGCCTGACGGTTCCACACGACCCCAACGTTGCTGTCCTTGAGTCCATGCTTGAAGGTCTGCTACAACCCCAAGGACGGCCCCAAAGGAGTTGTCTGGTCATGCTTGATGATGTATGGCAGCACGAGGACCATGGATCCGGGATCACCCGGAGTCTAAGAGATGAGGCATGGAGGAGTGTGCTGGCCATGTTCGAGGGGCTGAAAAATTGTAAAGTTGTAATGACCACTCGAGACAAGGTTTGTTCCACGACAGTAAATGCAAATCCAACAGTCTTCCTGGATGGGATCAGTGAAGAGATAATGAGTCAGCTGCTCGAAAAGTACATTGCAAAATTTCCTCAAGAGCGTAAAGTTGTACTTCCCCAATATCTAGCGGAACGGATTGCTGGCAAGGTGAAGGGATCCCCACGAGGAGCTATTAGTATTGTTGATAAGCTCAAGACAGCCAACAGTGAGACTCAGAAGGCCAATATGAAGCACAGCATCTTAGGTCAACTCGAAAACAGCCACCACATCCAACGCCTATATGAAGATCATCTATTCACCTTCCGTCATCTACCACCTTTGCTACAGAGCTGCCTGGCATTCTGCAGCATCTTCCCATTTGACTGGAAGTTCCACCCTGAAAAGTTAACCAAGATGTGGCTAGCTCACGGTATTATTGACGACACGGAAGTGCAAGTCGCGGAAGGATACTTTGACCATCTCGTGGATCGGTCCTTATTCAAACAAGTCAGGGACGGCCGCTATGTGATCCATGTGCACATCCATTCTATGCTACGCCGGGTCTCTCGCACTGAATGTATGATCATTGACAATGGTTCATCTTCAACAGACATAATCGTCCCTGCAACAGTTCGCCACTTATCTGTGACTACCAGCTGCCTAGCTAAGCTCAAACCAGAGAGAGCAAAGAAATCTGGCCATGAATTCACAGCGGTGCGGACACTGGTTGTCTTCACAGACAAGGAAGCTCCTTCCTCGCCTTGGAGTGACATTTGTGAGGCAAACAGAACACTCAGAAAGTTCAAGCGCGTCAAGGTACTGGATTTGACGGATACCCACATAACTCGGCTGCCTGATAGTGTCGGTGAGCTCAAACATCTGCGATACCTAGGTTTTCCTAACACCGTGGAGCAGCCTCGTGCTGATGGCAATAAGATCACCAAGCTACTACTCCTTGAGACAGTGTACGTCAGCAAGCCTCGGTCGCCAGCGGCTGATATGGACATGGAGATGGACACGGAGGGCATCGCCAAGATTGGTGGCATTGGAAAGTTAGAGAAACTGCAAGGGTCGCTCGAATTTCATGTCCACAATAAAAACCATAAAAATGGACATACCATGTTGGAGCTTGGGAAGATGAACTCTATTAGCAGGACCCTGAGCATAAAGGGCGTTCAAGCCGTCCAAACCAAGAAAGAAGCGCAGGAGGCTCGACTTGCAATAAAAGCATCTCTCCAAGTCCTCAAGCTTGATTGGGAGAACGATGCAGATGATCCATGTAAAGGTAAAGGTAATGGTTGCCTTCTTGTTCTTGGAGGCCTCCAACCTCATGCCAATCTCCGTGAGCTGCATATCACGAGGTACCCTGGGAAGAAGCTGCCTGCCTGGCTGTGGCAGATGACAAACCTGACCAGCCTGTACCTTACCAGCTGCACCTGCTACACGGAACTAAAGTCAGATGTTGACCGTCTCAAACAAGACTTCCCTCACCTCAGCATTGTGATAGACGGTAACCAAGAGTCAACAGCCGCGGGTGAGCCCCCTGTCCAGCAACCAAGAGTACCGCCCTCTTCCATCAACAGTGGCCAACAGGGCTCTGCACCGTGGCCGCCCCCTATCCAGCAACCAAGAGTACCGTCCTCTTCAGTCAACAGTGGCCAACAGGGCTCTGCACCGTGGCCGTCCCCTGTCCATCAAGCAAAAGTACCGCCTTCTTCCGTCAACAGTGGCCAACAGGGCTTTGCACCGCGGCCGCCCCCTGTCCAGCAACCAAGAGTACCGCCTTCTTCCGTCAACAGTGGCCAACAGGGCTTTGCACCGCGGCCGCCCCCTGTCCAGCAACCAAGAGTACCGCCTTCTTCCGTCAACAGTGGCCAACAGGGCTTTGCACCGCGGCCGCCCCCTGTCCAGCAACCAAGAGTACCGCCTTCTTCCGTCAACAGTGGCCAACAGGGCTTTGCACCGCGGCCGCCCCCTGTCCAGCAACCAAGAATACCGCCTTCTTCCGTCAACAGTGGCCAACAGGGCTTTGCACCGCGGCCGCCCCCTGTCCAGCAACCAAGAGTACCGCCCTCTTCCGTCAATAGTGGCCAACAGGGTTATGCACCGCGGCCGCCCCTTGTCCAGCAACCAAGAGTACCACCCTCTTTCGTCAACAGTGGCCAAATGGGATCTGCACCGCAGCCGCCCCCTGTCCAACAACCAAGAGTAGCACCTTCTTCCGTCAACAGTGGCCAACAGGGCTTTGCATCGCGGCCGCCCCCTGTCCAGCAACCAAGAGTACCTCCCTCTTCCGTCAACAGTGGCCAACAGGGATATGCACCGCGGCCGCCCCCTGTCCAGCAACCAAGAGTACTGCCCTCTTCCCTCAACAATGGCCAAATGGGATCTGCACCGCAGCCGCCCCCTGTCCAGCAACCAAGAGTACCGCCCTCTTCGGTCAACAGTGGCCAGCAAGCCTTTGCACCGCGGCCACCCCTTGTCCAGCAACCAAGAAGTGGTCAACAGGGCTCTACATCGTGGCCGCCCCCTGTCCAGCAACGAAGAGTACCGCCCTCTTCCGTCAACAGTGGTCAACGGGGCTCTACAACTCGGCCAGCAACCAATAGTACAGCCCAGACGACGGACAATCGTCCTGTTCACGCAAAGTGTCAAGCAGCGCGGGAAGCAAGCATGACCAG